TGCTGAAACTCGGTGTATCACTAGTATCCGTATTACTAATCCAAGGCCATAGAgtagtgttaatattatattgttgATGGATAGCATTGATGGAATTATTGAGTAGATTTGATAGGAATGAGAGAATTCTACTACTCCCAGTCGAACCACACACATAAATCACACTTGACAAATCAGAATATGATAACAAATTTGGCACCCTACCAAGTGTGTCAACTATTATTCTCGAGGTCTTACGCATATACGGGTATAcaaatattgtatattctCCAACATTCtccacactatttacactatttacagtattatttacactatttacactattattagtattaacAGTAGTAACAGTATTTACAGTGCTATTAGTAGCAGCAGAATCGGTAGTATTTTCCTCAATACTATCCAGAGAATTAGTAAAATGACTTGAATGAAGAGAAATATTGagaaatgataaatatttattatatccTAACCAAATATCATTGTCTCCTCTTAGTCCATACTTATCTCCTCTAACACTCCTAACTGAGTTAACATTGGATAAGGTACCATTTACTGAGTTACCATTGGTTGTGTTACCATTTACTGAGTTACCATTGGCTGAATTACAATTGACAGTGTTGGTTGGAAAATATTCGTAAATGAGTTTATTGTTATGAGTGGATTTATGGAATTTAATGGAATTTTGAAGGAAGTCATCAGGGCTGGAGAGTCCATAATGTTTCGCGGCAAGTTTAAGGAATAAATCATCAGTGAAGTATTTGGAACATTTCATATTATTCCTACGATTGTTCCAAAGTGATAAAATCCGATTAACCTCAGAAACCACTTCATTACacaaatttttatagtCCAATCccaaactaattttattcattttttacattactTTCAtctatttaatatattattggcattttttaacaatattaataatttatttaggGCAATTTTTAACCCATAcaacaaatataatacaaacaaatataatacaaactaatataatacaatttaatgaatattgtttaggttgaaaaatattaatagaATTTGAAATATTGTTGGATTccactattatacatacGCCCAAccaaaatttacacattactgTGTATTcttcttttaattttagcaTTACCCCagttattatattttttgaaaccttttaacatttatttattatttgtaattaaaatttggtaaatgtgttattgAAGGGGAAGATTTGATTGAGGGAggaaaaatttaatttcctaacccgatcaacttttgacttttttaaaattttagtgttttttgtaattattttctataaatttgatcgaataataatttaagatTTGTCTGGTTTATGGTTGGTGGTGTGTTGTTGTAATTTTGACATGTGTTTATTGTCTTGGAGtattttcatattatttTGCATAATTGTATCAGTTCCAAGCCCACCTCGTTCATAAATTCttttagtatattttttcatggtattatcattttcttGAGTATTATTTGGGTTATAACCCATTCCCATTAACATTGCCATTCCGAAGTTTTCTACCGGTACTTTATCATATTGCGATTTGTCCACCCTTAACATTTTCCCCAAATTATCCACTCTATCATCCACTGCAACAtctgttttattattattcaataGTATCGGCtttatattatcatttttcaaCACTTTCgtattaaataattcttcgtacaaatttttatccaCTTCTCCATCATCCACAATATTCACACTATCCACAATATTCACACTATCCACcgtattattactattatccGTAGTATCACTAGTGTTCTCAGTGGTATCACCAGTTGTATTATGAGTGTTAGTATCTTCAGATGTATTGGAGTTAAAGAGGTTCAGGCCATATTTTAACTCATTATTAGTGGTGGAGTTGGCTTGATTAACAggtttaattaatttatttttacaggGAATTACGtgattaatattttcttcAGCAGGTTTATAATCTTTTTGGCTGAATTCTTTAATTATTTCCTTTTTTACTTCTTCCTTCTCCTCCTTCTCAAACACTCCAAATCCTCCTCCTAACGGATTAATAGTActgttattattagtattagtagTAGAGTTAGGAGTGGATATGGTAAATttcattataaaaatattaatgaattaatttacaatcGGGCAATTCTTTCCTTATCTTATTactttttataatttttatattgtttttagttttttaataattttatattttttaatattttgtgatttattttcacaatttttattcttatcaattgataattttattattaatttttcattttttaaactaaacttgttttaatttagcAAATTCTAATCTAGCAACTTTTaactttgtaaattttaaaaattttggaaaatCTGGAAAGTTTGGACTTTTTATGAAAATGTTAGGGGATTGTGATGGTATTTTTGAGGGATGAGTCGGTGTTGGAGAATGAGTTGATTCGGCGTGTTTCAGGTAAACTTCGTCAATTAGCTTCTCTAGAGTTTGCTGTTATTTTCCACAAACACCGAAATAGACTCGATTCCACCCGCTTCTTCGGTGATGAAATCGAATACATCATCGTCAACCTTGATCATCAGCATAAATTACCACAACTACTCCCAATCTATCCTCATATACAATCACTCATACAACAATATAACACTAATTCCAGTACCACAAGGAACCACGCACCCGATTCCACAGTACTGAATACTCCAGGGAATACTGATACCAATACCCTAGTTAACGACACAGTGGATAACACACCGTATAGCACAGAGGATGGCGCAGATGTGGACTGGGAGAAGTGTATATTTACACCGGAATATGCATCGTATATGGTAGAATCAATACCAGATAAACCTTATGAATTAGAGtctaactatataaacaCTATCAGAGCTAGTATTAATGAGCGCAGAAGAAGATTATCTGTGATATTAAGATTATTAGGATTCCCCAATGCTAAAGTAACTACTTTAACTAATTTCCTCAGGCTTGGTTGTGAGGACTGCGTTTACTTGGGTGATGAGAAGTTTAGACAACCTTTAACCGGCGAGCTGGAGTATAAACTTAGTGACTTTTTCCCCAACATTTGTATCACGCCCTTCTCAAGATTCACTGAAATCACACATAACATTAAACTTAAACACCCGACAAACATACGAATTCCCAAGTTCAACAATACACgtaataattttacttaacccagataattattttatacatacCGTTAACTgtagtaataattgtttaggCGTGGTTAATCACAAGAATACCACTACGCGTGGTATTAATGTGAAAATAGCTGACAGATGGGATTTGGAACTGTTTGGCTTATTATCAGAAAAACAGCGTAAATTAGCTTATGAATTGTCAAATAACAGTGCAAATTTGTTCACACAGCACAGTCACCAGAGTGAGAAAAGTTCCgtaaattttactaatcTTGAACTAATTAAAAAGGTTAATTTATCCACCGATACGGAAAATCTTAATGATACGATTAGTAATAGCTCAACGTCCACCAGTGATACCAACACCAGTACCCCAAATACTCTTCACACCCTAACCACCGATGAGATGAGAGTTTATAATTACATTACCGAACAAGTGTTTATGTACGATCCACAACTTCACACACAAACTTACAATCCCAATTTCAACacttttaacacttttaacacttttaaCACTACCTTTAATAGTactgttaatagtattgtaAATTCTAGTGATACCACCAGTGTGAATACTCCCGTCAACAGCACCAATCCCATGATTAATAATGTGGATAATGTGGATGGTACTGAGGTTGGTGGTGTGGAGTCAGGTGTGTGTGCCGTGCGACCTAACACCGTAACGGAGATACATATGGACACTGTGGGATTTGGTATGGGAATGGCCTGTTTACAGGTAACATTTGGCTGTCTGGATATCTCTGAGGCGCGTTACTTACATGATCAGTTAATACCATTGACACCTATTTTCCTATCACTTTCCTCGGCAACTGTTGCCTTTAGAGGTGAGTTATCGAATATTGATAACCGTTGGCCCGTGTTAGTCCAGGCAATGGATGATCTTGATGACCAAGATCGAAGTTATATACTCAAGGGCAGATACAACACCACGTCACTTTATATCCAAAACTGCCCACTTTTGATGCAGAATTATGAATATTTGAATGATATTCAAGTGGCGTCTGATGCTACGGCGTATGTTAACTTGGTGAAATTGGGCGTTGATCCCATCTTGTCACGGTATATTTCACACAATTTAGTCTACCAGCCGCTGGTAGTTTATCAAGAAGATTTAGATCAAGTTGACTGTACCGCTACCGACATGCACTACCAAGTCTTCCACGCCACTAATTGGAACTCCATACGATTCAATCATCCCAAACTCACCCACACAGTACTCACAAGTGATAGTCCAAATAACCCAGTACACACAAGTAATGCTCCAAATAACCCAGTACACACTGGTAATAGTTCAAATAACCCAGTACACACTGATACTAGTTCAAATATTGGTGTGAGTGTGGATGAAGAGTTACCGTGGAGAATAGAGTTTAGACCGATGGATATACAAATGACTGATGAGGAAAATGTGATGTTTATAAGTGTCTTATCATATGTTGTAAGGGTGTTATTACGGCTAAGACTAAGTTTATACATGCCAATTTCACTGGTGGATTCTAATACTGATTTGGCCTGCACTATTGAATCCTGCCACAAACAACTCTTTTACTTCCCAAATCACATACACAATTCAGGTAATTTCACTCTCAGTTGTGTAATTAGACTAGCAGCCTAGTTTGGTTTACTCTAGATAGTTATTAGAGGACTTTCTCACTATATTCTTAAGTATTACTAATCATAAGTATTACTAAACATACGTATTACTAAACACAAGTATTCCTAGaatggtgtaaaaatatttgtagAGGTGGTGAATTTGGAGGAGGTTGGCGTGGGAAGGTATAGTTTGCATGAGATTTTATTTGGCAAAATTGGTTTATTTCGAATAGTGTTGGACTATTTGGAGTTTGAGTACTCTAAATCTGAGGTTTCGCCCGAATTTTACTCACAAATGAAGGTGTATTTTAACCATTTTGAGCTGCTAACTTTGGGTAAAACGCCCACAAACGCTACCAAACAGAGAAGATTCATACACGCCCACCCCTCATACCAACACGATGGAATCATTCACAATGATATCCTCTATGATCTCATCAACCACCTAACCTgtcaataatattttaattaccattttacatttttttaatttttataatttttttaatttttataatttcaagaaaattgtaataatttaaaaatcttcaagattattttaaaaaatatctgataatttaaaagaatatctgataatttaaaagaatatctgataatttgtaaaatttaataacaatttatagaattttataataatttgtaaagtttaataataatttgtaaaaatgtcAGAGAGGAAGGTGTTGAATAAGTATATACCACCGGATTTTGACCCGGATGCTTTATTGCGTCATAAGAAGGTGTTAAAGGCGGATTTATTTGGCAAGAAGGAAAGTCCATTGGCACTGAAGTTGAAATACGGAAATTCTAAGCTAATGAACATTCGGATGATGTTTCCATTTACATTTCGCTGTGAGAGTTGCCGTGATTTCACTTATGTTGGTACAAAATTCAATTCACGTGTCCAGAGACTTGATAATGATACTTATTTGGGCATTGTAAAGTGGCGTTTCTTCGGCAAATGCCCAAACTGTAAACATGAAATCGTGTTCAAAACTGATCCTAAAAATGGTGACTACACCCTGGAATCTGGCGGGACCAGAACCTACGACGCAAATAGAGACGCCAAACTGGCCACTGAAGAATTAGATAAACTACAAGTAACACACTACTCACTTATTAGCATAGTATTACTGTATCTAACCCCTTCCGAATATGTTTAACTCCTGACTAACTATTTGTAAACTTAATTATGTAGACTGACTAACTATTTGTAAACTTAATTATGTAGACTGAATAACTATTTGTAAACTTAATTATGTATACTGAATAACTATGTGTAAActtaataattatgtagACTGAATAActatgtgtaaatatgtttagGATGAGAAAAATGAGTTGATGGGAACGACGGAGAAGATGAGTGAGAAGGCAGACCATGCATTTGCTGAATATGAGGAATTGGAACGTTTAACGGCTTTGAAACGTCGTGCGGGAAGGATGCGAGAACGTGAATCCCTAGCAGAGCAAACACTACAATCACTACAGAGTAAAAAACTAGAATTTGAACAAGTAAATGAagatgaaattaatttattcaaacaacaacaaaatgaaatttttaaccaATATCTACAACCCGAACTAGTTGACACTGATGATCAATATGATAGTGCTGGGAATGAGGATACTTGTGTTAATTCTGTGGACACTGTGAATACTGTGGACACTGTGAATACTGTAGAAAATGTGAAGAGTGGGTTAAGAGTGGAGATAAAGAGTAAAGAGAAGAATAGTTTAATATCAAATGATTATGACAGTGATGCCGATTAAATCTTTGtactatacataataaacacttattatatactatacataatattactctatattatatactatacataatattactctatattatatactatacataatattactctatattatatactatacataatattactctatattatatactatacatatagtAGAGTCTTATTCTGGGTAGTTTGGGTTCTATAGCTTCAGGGTCTTTGGGCATCCTAGGTATCAACCATGTACCCAAAAATCCTcttctaaaatattaatattttataacatatatttcatataatacaaaattatgttaatacTGTCATTTTTGTAATGATTTGTTGTAATAGTCATATATAAGTCTCCATATTCCTTTGTATCTTgtgaatttaaataatcttttTTCATAAACGCCAAATCGAGTATGTTTGCGGTACAACGAAATACTGGGTCCCTCAAGATTATAAACTATTTTTCTAGGAAAAGCCTTTTTATTTTGACGTTTCCAGACAGTTGAATCACCTAATCTTATCTCGTTACATTTAACAGGTTTAAGAATATACGCAATTGATGAAATACCAGTAATTTCAATTCTGTACTTGTTTTCACTCAACTCCACACTATTACCATTTTTGTCCtctttataaaattttaaatccTTCGGTAAGTAAAGAAACCAGgtgaaataattttgaaatcCAAATCTAACTAATGAAGCTACATATGAATCATATCTGATCTCAACTCTGCCAAAGCGATGGTAACAGCATATAGATTTTGGATATTCTTTCCCAGATTTGTGTTCCCAGACGATATAGTCATCAAACCGAACCTCGGtacatttaatataatctcttaaaatgtatgattttttatcataGTCTGGTGTAATCACTTCGTAATCTCCATCATCCAGTTGTACCTTATTACCATGCCTATTTTGTTTATacattttcaacaaatcaaccctaatttttatatccCTATAAACTCCATTAGGAAAACTGATTGTCATGTTACTATTTATGTATGAAAAGTATATACCGGTTGGGAAAATATCGgatttataataatcatACCGCCAGTAGACCTTGTCATCATATATTATCTTGTATAACTTCTTATTAAAGACAATACgataataatgtgttgtAGATTCAACTTTATAGTCATCAGGATTGAGCTCTATACCATTTTTAGTATAAAGTTTTAACTTATCAATATTAGGTCTAATAGACTCGAAATATTCAATATGTTTCTGAAGTTTCCAATCAAACTCCACACGGCACTTGTATTCTGTAACATACTTACTGGGATCGTCTGTATCAAGAATCACTTTATCACGGTAAACTATCTTCCCAAACACAAAACCATTATTAGCTTTAAAATAATGGTAATTGGGCATACaaaatgttttatatttgtttgTCGACATCATCGTATTAATATCTAAAGTTATAACCTCAGGTGACACTGATTTATCCTCTACATTTTCATTACTTGGTTCAGAATTCTCATTAAGTTGGTTCACTGATTCAACTTCAGCTCTTGGTCGTTTGTTGCTTGGTCCATTCAGATCAAGAGGTTCATCAGTTCCATCTACGAACTTAATAGTTACACAACCTGAAATCAGGTCGAAATTTAGAGAGATAAGATGTCCGTGGTGAGCATTATCTTTGGTTTGTTTCCAAATTTCCTTCTCTTCATGCGAGATGACATGGCAAAACCTATTGAAAAtgactttaaaattagtctTCTCAAGATCGTAATAATAGTCATGATCTAATATATCCATATCTCTAAGACTATTAGAAGCTTCGCAATTTTCTAATGTAAAACAAGCATGCCATATATGATTGTAACCCTCTTGTTTATACAATTTCAGCTTACTCAAATTGATTTCAGTATTAATACGCTCCCACGTGTTATCTTTTAGTTTACGGAATAGTATCAAATTTCCATTGAATGGTATTATCAAGATGTATTTCTCATCACCTTCATAAACCAATACAAATCCGGTAAATTCAGATGTACATGTAGCCTCCCAAACAACTGTATCATCTTCTAATACTTTGTTAAATacatatgtataatatgaTGAATACTCCTTGAACTTGTTtctattaaaataattaaaatcatcCTTGGAttcttttatatttaagtttaaGGTGAACAACGGACGGTCTTTTGAATAGAAGCCTGAGAAAGCACTATCTATTGACGATAAATTCACTTCATTCATTTCGCtcataattaattttaattcaacTGGTGGATCTAAACCTTCAATATTTGGGGTATTAGATCTTTAAATAGATCAGATCCTATGTTTCATACAGATCCAGCAGATCTAAATGTAATAATGATATTGATATACCAGTgaaattgtataaaatacaaaattttgttCAAATCTCAAAATAAACCTTACATCAACTAAATTATACGATACAGTGCATTAActtaatataatacatagTACTCTATACATATTAGTCCAGATACTAGTGCTAGGTACAGCATGGATATAGTAAACCCTAGTTTCATACCCTATGTAACATACAATTTACTAGTCACAAAACTCTCaaagttaatattatctcATTAAATACTGTGAACTATTAAAGAGTAGggatattattttaatctgCTGCAACGTTCATATTGTTCATCTACCAGCTCATATGCTGGTAAATAACCATCACCGATCCTCAAATACTCATTACATACCGTGTCATCCCTACTACAATCACTTATTCACAATTAACTATATCCACACacaattaactattttaactgtgtaaaattaactatatcCATAAGAATTAACTATAACTATGTAGAAAGGTATTTGAGTGAATAAGTGGTATAATAGTTGGAATATTACCTTCCGATGGAAGTATAGCCTTGATTATAGAGAGTGCAATAATCGAGTTGAAAAAAGAGTAAAAAGTTCCAAATGTCATGATAAGACCAGTTGAGCAGCGGATTAATTCTGAGGAATTTAAACTCGTCTGAATTGCCGGGTTCAATCTCGCTTAAACTGCTGCAACCCTCATCCACCCTACGCGTTCCGAGaataaaacataaattCTCATTCCTAAAACTCTTCACACCTTCGTTCCAACCACTCTCCACCATTCTACAcataattaacactattttaaCTATGCGATTATTTGGTCAAATTTATCAGAATTTAATT
The Theileria parva strain Muguga chromosome 3 map unlocalized ctg_530, whole genome shotgun sequence DNA segment above includes these coding regions:
- a CDS encoding DExH-box splicing factor binding site family protein, which produces MKFTISTPNSTTNTNNNSTINPLGGGFGVFEKEEKEEVKKEIIKEFSQKDYKPAEENINHVIPCKNKLIKPVNQANSTTNNELKYGLNLFNSNTSEDTNTHNTTGDTTENTSDTTDNSNNTVDSVNIVDSVNIVDDGEVDKNLYEELFNTKVLKNDNIKPILLNNNKTDVAVDDRVDNLGKMLRVDKSQYDKVPVENFGMAMLMGMGYNPNNTQENDNTMKKYTKRIYERGGLGTDTIMQNNMKILQDNKHMSKLQQHTTNHKPDKS
- the gcs-1 gene encoding Glutamate-cysteine ligase family protein; translated protein: MVFLRDESVLENELIRRVSGKLRQLASLEFAVIFHKHRNRLDSTRFFGDEIEYIIVNLDHQHKLPQLLPIYPHIQSLIQQYNTNSSTTRNHAPDSTVLNTPGNTDTNTLVNDTVDNTPYSTEDGADVDWEKCIFTPEYASYMVESIPDKPYELESNYINTIRASINERRRRLSVILRLLGFPNAKVTTLTNFLRLGCEDCVYLGDEKFRQPLTGELEYKLSDFFPNICITPFSRFTEITHNIKLKHPTNIRIPKFNNTRVVNHKNTTTRGINVKIADRWDLELFGLLSEKQRKLAYELSNNSANLFTQHSHQSEKSSVNFTNLELIKKVNLSTDTENLNDTISNSSTSTSDTNTSTPNTLHTLTTDEMRVYNYITEQVFMYDPQLHTQTYNPNFNTFNTFNTFNTTFNSTVNSIVNSSDTTSVNTPVNSTNPMINNVDNVDGTEVGGVESGVCAVRPNTVTEIHMDTVGFGMGMACLQVTFGCLDISEARYLHDQLIPLTPIFLSLSSATVAFRGELSNIDNRWPVLVQAMDDLDDQDRSYILKGRYNTTSLYIQNCPLLMQNYEYLNDIQVASDATAYVNLVKLGVDPILSRYISHNLVYQPLVVYQEDLDQVDCTATDMHYQVFHATNWNSIRFNHPKLTHTVLTSDSPNNPVHTSNAPNNPVHTGNSSNNPVHTDTSSNIGVSVDEELPWRIEFRPMDIQMTDEENVMFISVLSYVVRVLLRLRLSLYMPISLVDSNTDLACTIESCHKQLFYFPNHIHNSEVVNLEEVGVGRYSLHEILFGKIGLFRIVLDYLEFEYSKSEVSPEFYSQMKVYFNHFELLTLGKTPTNATKQRRFIHAHPSYQHDGIIHNDILYDLINHLTCQ